From Candidatus Poribacteria bacterium, a single genomic window includes:
- a CDS encoding phytanoyl-CoA dioxygenase family protein — protein MTDEQKYLFDLQGFIVLKNVIPQAVVEACNTVLDQYENMPPDDYPPPLCLGTQRTEKELYISNILEADSVFNPLIDIPEVLDIIQGVTSGPYRLNHTYTIYRWGGGFTGLHMHGTPIIPKCQYHCKNGEMVSTLTKAVFPMLDCDVEDGCFAVIPGAHKSNFPKPWGGHPDENPVLTPIPAKAGDAIIFTEALTHGSVINVSGKPRRTLYYCYSIGYMPDWGGQGLHFSPNVMENLNEAQQSILHLK, from the coding sequence AGGCTTTATCGTCCTGAAGAATGTTATCCCCCAAGCAGTCGTTGAGGCGTGTAACACTGTGTTAGACCAGTACGAGAATATGCCACCGGACGACTATCCACCTCCGCTATGCCTCGGCACACAGCGAACGGAGAAAGAACTCTACATCTCCAATATCTTGGAGGCGGACAGTGTATTCAATCCACTCATCGACATTCCAGAGGTACTGGACATCATCCAAGGTGTAACGAGCGGTCCGTATCGGCTCAACCATACCTACACAATCTACCGGTGGGGTGGCGGTTTTACAGGGTTGCACATGCACGGAACTCCGATTATCCCGAAATGCCAGTATCATTGCAAAAACGGAGAGATGGTATCAACCTTAACGAAAGCGGTCTTTCCGATGCTGGATTGCGATGTGGAGGACGGGTGTTTTGCCGTTATACCGGGCGCACATAAGAGCAATTTCCCAAAACCTTGGGGTGGTCACCCCGATGAAAACCCTGTGCTGACACCGATTCCAGCGAAAGCAGGGGATGCAATCATTTTCACGGAGGCACTCACACACGGATCCGTCATCAATGTTTCCGGTAAACCCCGTCGGACGCTCTATTACTGCTACAGCATTGGCTACATGCCAGATTGGGGTGGTCAAGGGCTGCACTTCAGTCCAAACGTTATGGAAAACCTCAATGAAGCCCAACAGTCAATCCTTCATCTCAAGTAA